In the genome of Acidobacteriota bacterium, one region contains:
- a CDS encoding chemotaxis response regulator protein-glutamate methylesterase, translating into MPSERKKIRVLVVDDSALMRKLISKLLEGDPEIEVIATAIDGCFALTKVEQLKPDVVTLDVDMPRMDGLTALGELVSKHRTPVIMLSSLTTRGAALTMQALEKGAVDFVCKPSGTARLPEMAEELVSKIKAAARTNVAALGGSLPGPLVKKKPRVEGRGRGAGRIVAIGASSGGPHALRYLLPRIPADFDAGIVIVQHMPESFTAMLAHWLNEICDLEVKEAESGDLALPGKALIAPGNMHMKVRKTPAGCQVLLEGGAQVNGHKPSVDVLFRSVAAEYGPMATGIIMTGMGSDGALGLGEIKQAGGQTIAQDKESCAVYGMPRIAVERGYANKIVPLAEMASYLTSQAGQLVEVEKVYACK; encoded by the coding sequence ATGCCGTCTGAGCGAAAAAAGATTCGCGTGTTGGTAGTAGACGACTCCGCCTTGATGCGCAAGCTCATCTCGAAGCTATTGGAGGGAGATCCTGAGATCGAGGTGATCGCGACTGCGATTGACGGCTGCTTCGCGTTAACCAAGGTTGAACAACTGAAGCCGGACGTGGTGACGCTGGATGTGGATATGCCGCGAATGGACGGACTGACCGCGCTCGGGGAACTCGTTTCAAAGCATCGCACTCCTGTGATTATGCTCAGCTCGCTGACCACGCGGGGGGCAGCTCTGACTATGCAGGCGCTCGAGAAGGGAGCAGTGGACTTCGTCTGCAAGCCTTCAGGCACGGCCCGGCTGCCGGAGATGGCAGAGGAGCTTGTGTCGAAGATCAAGGCCGCCGCGCGAACGAACGTAGCGGCGCTGGGCGGCTCTTTGCCCGGACCACTGGTCAAGAAAAAGCCTCGGGTTGAAGGACGGGGCAGGGGAGCCGGAAGGATCGTTGCGATAGGCGCTTCGTCGGGCGGGCCGCACGCTTTGCGATACTTATTGCCGCGAATCCCGGCAGACTTCGACGCGGGCATCGTGATCGTGCAGCACATGCCGGAGAGCTTCACTGCGATGCTCGCTCACTGGCTCAACGAGATTTGCGACCTGGAGGTGAAAGAAGCGGAATCGGGCGATCTGGCTCTCCCCGGAAAGGCGTTGATTGCGCCAGGCAATATGCATATGAAAGTCCGGAAAACGCCGGCCGGATGCCAGGTGTTGCTGGAGGGAGGCGCTCAGGTGAACGGCCACAAGCCATCCGTTGACGTCTTGTTCCGGTCTGTTGCAGCGGAGTATGGGCCAATGGCTACAGGAATCATAATGACAGGAATGGGCAGCGACGGAGCGCTGGGACTGGGAGAGATCAAGCAAGCCGGGGGACAGACTATCGCGCAGGATAAGGAAAGCTGCGCGGTCTATGGGATGCCTAGAATCGCAGTGGAAAGAGGTTACGCAAACAAGATCGTGCCGCTCGCCGAGATGGCGTCATATCTCACGAGTCAGGCGGGACAGCTTGTCGAGGTGGAGAAAGTCTATGCATGTAAGTGA
- a CDS encoding acyl-CoA dehydrogenase family protein: protein MPFEGLDVLGVGALLSDEERLVQSEVRKYVESEITPIIAGCFEEGRFPNELIPSLAELGVLGANLPEDYGCAGMNNVAYGLVMQELEAGDSGIRSFASVQGALCMYPIFQFGSEEQKRKWLPEMAAGKVIGCFGLTEPNFGSDPSGMLTRAKRDRNGWVLNGSKAWITNGSMAHIAIVWAKTDEDDQIRGFIVERGTKGFSTRQTHHKLSLRASDTSQLFFEDCVIPEENILQGSGGLKSPLMCLTQARYGIAWGAVGAAMSCFDVALKYSKERTQFGRPLAGFQLTQKKLAEMATEISKAQLLCLHLGRLKDGGKIKPVHVSMGKMNNVSIALQCARTARGILGANGITGEYPIMRHMCNLESVYTYEGTHEVHTLVLGQHLTGESAFQ, encoded by the coding sequence ATGCCATTTGAAGGATTGGATGTTTTGGGAGTCGGCGCGCTGCTATCGGATGAGGAGAGACTCGTGCAGTCTGAGGTCAGGAAGTATGTTGAGTCGGAGATTACCCCGATCATAGCCGGGTGTTTCGAAGAAGGAAGGTTTCCGAACGAACTGATACCGAGCCTCGCCGAGCTCGGCGTGTTGGGGGCGAATCTTCCCGAAGATTACGGCTGCGCGGGGATGAACAACGTCGCCTACGGGTTGGTGATGCAGGAACTCGAAGCGGGTGATTCCGGGATCAGGAGCTTCGCTTCGGTCCAGGGCGCGCTCTGTATGTATCCAATATTTCAGTTTGGAAGCGAGGAACAAAAGCGCAAGTGGTTGCCCGAAATGGCTGCCGGCAAGGTAATCGGATGCTTTGGGCTTACAGAGCCGAACTTCGGTTCTGATCCGAGCGGTATGCTGACAAGAGCCAAAAGAGACCGAAACGGCTGGGTGCTCAATGGCTCGAAGGCATGGATAACGAACGGCTCAATGGCGCACATCGCCATCGTGTGGGCCAAGACCGATGAAGATGACCAGATCCGCGGCTTCATAGTTGAGAGAGGCACGAAAGGCTTCAGCACGCGGCAAACTCATCATAAACTAAGCCTGCGCGCGTCTGACACATCGCAACTGTTCTTCGAGGATTGCGTGATTCCTGAGGAGAACATCTTGCAGGGCTCAGGTGGGCTAAAGAGCCCGCTGATGTGCCTGACGCAAGCGCGCTACGGAATAGCGTGGGGCGCGGTGGGCGCCGCGATGTCTTGCTTTGACGTTGCGCTAAAGTACTCAAAGGAGCGGACACAATTCGGGCGCCCGCTCGCTGGGTTTCAACTGACTCAAAAGAAGCTAGCCGAAATGGCGACTGAAATCAGTAAAGCGCAGTTGTTGTGCTTGCACCTGGGGCGGTTGAAGGACGGCGGCAAGATTAAGCCAGTGCACGTATCGATGGGCAAGATGAACAACGTGTCGATCGCTTTGCAGTGTGCGAGAACGGCTCGAGGGATCCTCGGGGCGAACGGCATCACCGGTGAGTATCCGATCATGCGTCACATGTGCAACCTTGAATCGGTTTACACCTACGAAGGCACGCACGAGGTCCACACGCTGGTGCTTGGGCAGCACCTTACAGGCGAAAGCGCATTCCAGTAG
- a CDS encoding chemotaxis protein CheX, giving the protein MRLDFVKIFVDSTTVVFRELIGPTVDVPSISMKPSPVAGREVMAIIGLAGEAQGRVIFDMDLFTAVQLAGHMLGEPSPGMTPLVRSSIAELASMAIGRAISKINEGGTRLRMSPPTVITGANLVSYDQCFETLVAPIATAYGEVRVNITIQDLD; this is encoded by the coding sequence ATGAGACTAGACTTCGTAAAAATATTCGTCGACTCGACCACCGTGGTGTTTCGGGAGTTGATTGGGCCGACGGTTGATGTCCCTTCAATTTCTATGAAACCAAGCCCGGTGGCCGGCAGAGAGGTCATGGCGATCATCGGACTCGCCGGCGAAGCGCAAGGACGCGTCATCTTCGATATGGATCTGTTCACGGCGGTGCAGCTCGCCGGACACATGCTCGGAGAACCGTCGCCGGGAATGACGCCGCTGGTTCGCAGCTCAATAGCGGAGCTCGCTTCGATGGCGATCGGTCGCGCCATATCGAAGATCAACGAGGGCGGCACCAGACTCAGAATGAGCCCACCGACGGTGATAACGGGCGCGAATCTTGTCAGCTACGATCAATGCTTCGAGACCCTGGTTGCGCCAATAGCTACCGCCTACGGTGAAGTGCGAGTCAACATTACAATTCAGGATTTGGATTGA
- a CDS encoding VWA domain-containing protein, whose protein sequence is MKQCGRLDRLRLVTVVAGLLFALVVPVTSAQQERSQKPVPREDEPIKLHTTLVQVPVVVSEHGGRYVSDLTRDDFNIFEDGVKQNLELFGSVEEPFSVALLLDSSGSTEGALDQIKSAAMAFLGNLRPHDRVMVASFNDSVEVMCELTNDATRLAAAVRSIKSGEYTQVYEAVYTAVWERLRDVPGRKAVIVFSDGLDTASSEISEEDTLDAVIESEDIIVYPIRYATREDVERKMDARVRGLLNSKGTSAVDSKLEQSRRELDRAYRSADEYLQRLADMSGGIVERADRLGDLKSALGRIAEELRHQYLLGYYPTNKQKDDRARKITVRVSRPSVTVRARPAYRVAQ, encoded by the coding sequence ATGAAACAATGCGGTCGGCTCGACAGATTGCGGCTGGTGACGGTCGTCGCCGGCCTCCTTTTCGCGCTCGTGGTTCCGGTGACCAGCGCGCAGCAGGAGCGAAGCCAGAAGCCGGTTCCTCGAGAAGATGAGCCGATCAAGCTCCACACGACTCTTGTGCAGGTACCTGTCGTCGTTAGCGAGCATGGTGGCCGCTACGTGAGCGATCTAACGCGCGATGACTTCAATATCTTCGAGGATGGCGTCAAGCAGAACCTCGAACTGTTCGGCTCAGTTGAAGAGCCGTTCAGTGTTGCGCTGCTGCTGGACTCGAGCGGCTCAACCGAAGGGGCGCTGGATCAAATCAAGTCGGCAGCAATGGCTTTTCTCGGCAACCTCAGGCCGCACGATCGCGTGATGGTCGCTTCGTTCAATGACAGCGTTGAGGTCATGTGTGAACTAACCAACGATGCGACTCGGCTTGCGGCGGCCGTGCGATCGATCAAATCGGGCGAGTACACCCAGGTTTACGAGGCAGTCTATACGGCGGTATGGGAAAGGCTCCGCGATGTTCCCGGAAGAAAGGCGGTGATCGTTTTCAGCGACGGACTCGACACGGCAAGTAGCGAGATTTCCGAAGAGGACACGCTGGATGCGGTCATTGAGAGCGAGGACATCATCGTTTACCCGATTCGCTACGCCACGCGCGAGGATGTCGAACGCAAGATGGACGCCAGGGTAAGGGGCTTGTTGAATTCGAAAGGGACTTCCGCGGTAGACTCCAAACTCGAGCAAAGCAGGCGAGAGCTGGATCGCGCGTACAGAAGCGCAGACGAGTATCTGCAACGCCTTGCTGATATGTCGGGCGGGATAGTCGAGCGCGCGGATAGACTCGGCGACTTGAAGTCGGCGTTGGGAAGAATAGCCGAAGAACTGCGTCACCAATACCTTCTTGGTTATTACCCGACAAACAAGCAAAAGGACGATCGCGCGCGTAAGATAACGGTACGAGTCTCTCGCCCGAGCGTCACAGTTCGAGCACGCCCGGCATATAGAGTCGCACAGTAG
- a CDS encoding UDP-glucose/GDP-mannose dehydrogenase family protein: MHIAVIGTGYVGLVTGACFADFGMRVTCVDKDRDKIHSIKEGKLPIYEPGLDALVSKNVREGRLDFSTDVKETVEQSLVVFLAVGTPPSGDGSADMSQIDEVAYEIAKSLNGYKVIVTKSTVPVGAASRIKKIIEENRAAPGRFSVAANPEFLREGAAISDFMRPDRVVIGCRDEEAVAILKDIYQPLYLLETPFVITTPESAEMIKYASNAFLATKVSFINEISRLCELLGADVHDVAKGMGMDVRIGSKFLHPGPGFGGSCFPKDAKALVALGRSVNYDVRIVDAALRVNESQKNSIIDRIRRLLPQLGGKTIAILGLAFKPETDDIREAPSIKIIEDLLEAGAKVRAYDPAAMESARRLLTDVEYCEDEYEAARGSDGLVVVTEWNQFRRLDMDRLKQLMREPNIIDLRNLYEPVAMRLAGFNYLAMGRN; the protein is encoded by the coding sequence ATGCACATAGCAGTCATCGGCACCGGCTACGTTGGCCTTGTCACAGGTGCGTGCTTTGCCGACTTTGGTATGAGGGTCACCTGTGTGGACAAGGACCGGGACAAGATTCACTCGATTAAAGAGGGCAAGCTGCCGATCTACGAGCCGGGACTTGATGCGCTGGTCTCGAAGAATGTCCGGGAGGGAAGGCTTGACTTCAGCACCGATGTGAAAGAAACAGTCGAGCAATCGCTGGTCGTGTTCCTTGCGGTCGGCACGCCGCCCAGCGGAGACGGGTCGGCCGATATGAGTCAGATCGATGAAGTGGCTTACGAGATAGCAAAGTCACTGAACGGCTATAAAGTAATCGTGACCAAGAGTACGGTACCGGTCGGCGCGGCTTCTCGCATCAAGAAGATCATCGAGGAGAACAGGGCGGCGCCAGGCCGGTTCTCGGTTGCGGCGAACCCTGAATTCTTGAGAGAAGGGGCAGCCATTAGCGACTTCATGCGGCCGGACAGGGTAGTGATTGGTTGCAGAGATGAAGAAGCGGTGGCGATACTGAAAGATATCTACCAGCCGCTGTACCTGCTCGAGACCCCGTTCGTTATCACGACGCCGGAGTCTGCGGAAATGATCAAGTACGCTTCAAATGCATTTCTGGCGACGAAGGTTTCATTCATCAATGAGATATCGAGGCTGTGTGAATTGCTCGGCGCCGATGTCCACGATGTGGCTAAGGGAATGGGGATGGATGTCCGAATCGGGTCTAAGTTCCTCCATCCCGGACCTGGTTTCGGCGGAAGTTGCTTCCCGAAGGATGCAAAGGCGCTCGTGGCGCTAGGACGCAGCGTGAACTATGACGTCCGAATCGTCGATGCTGCGCTGCGCGTTAACGAGTCTCAGAAGAACTCAATCATCGATCGCATCAGGCGTCTATTGCCGCAACTGGGCGGCAAAACGATCGCAATACTAGGATTGGCTTTCAAGCCCGAGACCGACGACATCAGAGAAGCGCCGTCAATCAAGATAATCGAGGACCTGCTCGAGGCGGGAGCCAAGGTTCGAGCTTACGATCCGGCGGCTATGGAGTCCGCGCGCCGGCTGCTAACCGACGTCGAGTATTGCGAGGATGAGTACGAAGCCGCTCGCGGTAGCGATGGCCTGGTCGTTGTTACCGAGTGGAACCAATTTCGGCGGCTCGATATGGATCGACTGAAGCAACTGATGCGCGAGCCAAACATCATAGATCTTAGAAACCTCTACGAGCCTGTGGCGATGCGTTTGGCGGGGTTCAACTATCTGGCGATGGGGCGCAACTGA
- a CDS encoding XdhC family protein yields the protein MAGLKNLLKTIEDGASREEPLAVVRVLNEASGKNATVTVSNGELSPPIADRVIASKILASVESVRAKGGVADLIETLDEQGSSVRLVIEIVKPKFELVVFGAGHVGQAVALMGALTGYQVTVVDDREEFASRSRLPDPRIRPLVSDYASATEKLKLSPSTAIVIVTRGHQYDEVCLKNVIRSNATYIGMIGSRRRVLSVFKKLAGEGFSEEALQRVHAPIGLRIGAISPQEIAVSILAEIIDHLNNPDHKNKGEKNAI from the coding sequence ATGGCGGGGCTAAAGAACCTTCTGAAGACTATCGAGGATGGCGCATCGCGCGAGGAACCCCTGGCGGTCGTCCGAGTTTTGAACGAGGCTTCAGGCAAGAACGCGACGGTTACGGTTTCTAACGGCGAATTGTCCCCGCCAATAGCGGACCGAGTAATAGCTTCCAAGATACTGGCTTCAGTGGAGAGCGTTAGAGCAAAGGGCGGCGTCGCCGATCTGATCGAGACGCTGGATGAGCAGGGAAGTTCGGTAAGGCTCGTTATCGAGATAGTCAAACCCAAGTTCGAATTGGTGGTATTCGGCGCTGGACACGTTGGCCAGGCCGTTGCACTGATGGGGGCGCTAACCGGATATCAGGTCACTGTTGTAGACGACAGGGAAGAGTTCGCTTCGCGCAGCCGATTGCCTGACCCGAGGATCCGCCCGCTGGTGAGCGATTATGCCAGCGCAACCGAGAAGCTAAAACTCTCACCGAGCACAGCGATTGTGATTGTTACGCGTGGGCATCAGTACGACGAGGTTTGTCTCAAGAACGTCATCCGCTCAAACGCGACGTACATCGGAATGATAGGAAGCCGTAGACGAGTGCTGTCGGTGTTCAAGAAGCTCGCCGGCGAGGGCTTTTCCGAAGAGGCCTTGCAGAGAGTACACGCGCCCATTGGATTGCGGATCGGAGCGATCTCTCCGCAGGAGATAGCCGTGTCGATTCTCGCCGAGATAATTGATCACTTGAACAACCCTGACCACAAAAACAAGGGAGAGAAAAATGCCATTTGA
- a CDS encoding chemotaxis protein CheA — MDDLTKAELDQLLGVFRDQSLQILEEMGHDLLTLESAGDDAEAMTRLRRGAHTLKGDSACIDLEGVTQVAHKIEDVFDAVLSGKIAFDRRSVDAILNSLDAVKAAIDGSEVGDIPAETANKMVEALGAIQTSGEFPSTQPDDHQQVEPRHRSEASIRVESQAATRNRRVYVRVEAAKIDTLLNLAGEMVIARSVIGQLRPELELALPRNEIVSRFSGASSHMGKLIADLQKSVLKMRMVTIDHVFRRFARPMRELAAERGKEVELQISGGETELDRALVDLLYEPLLHLLRNAVDHGLETTAARRNAGKPAAGRIGMRAYHEGNYIIIEVSDDGAGIDPAIVRARAIEAGAITSQDAARLSDEDAMELIFLEGVSTAKSVTRLSGRGIGTAAVKSAIEQLRGSVTVRSEAGAGTCFTLRMPLTLAIIKALLFKAAGQLFALPLLSVSEIARAESSDIVYLDGVENYRLRDRFVSMVRPGVVLSFDRRKGGSGAALRSEAEQFFIVVLATADKRYGVVADELIGEQELMIKPLDSHWVQNEALSGASVLGDGRVVLIMDAEMVFRKAVKYERGKGNSREAYAV; from the coding sequence ATGGATGATCTGACCAAAGCAGAACTCGATCAGTTGCTCGGGGTGTTTCGCGACCAGTCGCTTCAGATTCTGGAAGAGATGGGGCACGATCTGCTTACTCTGGAGTCGGCCGGTGACGACGCCGAAGCGATGACGCGGCTACGAAGAGGGGCGCACACGCTGAAGGGCGATTCGGCCTGCATAGATCTCGAAGGCGTGACACAAGTAGCCCACAAGATCGAAGACGTGTTCGACGCGGTACTCAGCGGAAAGATTGCGTTTGATCGTCGCTCGGTGGATGCGATCCTCAATAGCCTCGATGCGGTGAAGGCCGCAATTGACGGCAGTGAAGTGGGCGATATCCCGGCTGAAACTGCGAACAAGATGGTTGAAGCGCTCGGAGCGATTCAGACAAGTGGGGAGTTTCCTTCGACGCAGCCAGATGATCATCAACAGGTCGAACCACGGCACCGGTCAGAAGCTTCGATTCGCGTCGAGAGCCAGGCCGCGACCAGGAATCGCCGCGTCTACGTCCGCGTTGAGGCGGCGAAAATAGACACCCTGTTGAACCTTGCCGGTGAGATGGTGATCGCGCGTTCAGTCATCGGTCAGCTCCGTCCTGAACTCGAACTGGCGCTTCCTCGAAACGAAATTGTTAGCCGGTTCAGCGGCGCCAGCTCACACATGGGCAAACTGATTGCCGATTTGCAAAAGAGCGTACTGAAGATGCGAATGGTTACCATCGACCACGTATTCCGCAGATTCGCGAGACCTATGCGCGAGCTAGCGGCTGAACGCGGAAAGGAAGTCGAGCTTCAGATAAGCGGGGGCGAGACGGAGCTTGATCGCGCGTTGGTGGATCTGCTGTACGAGCCGTTGTTACATCTCCTACGCAATGCGGTCGATCACGGGCTTGAAACGACGGCCGCTCGGCGAAATGCCGGTAAGCCGGCGGCCGGTCGCATCGGGATGCGCGCCTACCATGAAGGGAACTACATCATCATCGAAGTCAGCGACGACGGCGCCGGTATCGATCCGGCCATCGTCAGAGCGAGGGCGATCGAAGCAGGAGCGATAACAAGCCAGGATGCCGCCCGGCTTTCCGACGAAGATGCAATGGAGTTGATCTTCCTCGAAGGGGTGTCCACGGCCAAAAGTGTCACTCGATTGTCCGGACGAGGCATTGGGACCGCTGCCGTGAAGTCGGCCATCGAGCAGTTACGCGGGAGCGTGACCGTAAGGAGTGAGGCTGGCGCCGGCACGTGTTTCACTCTTCGGATGCCGCTCACACTGGCGATCATAAAGGCGTTGCTATTCAAGGCTGCCGGGCAGCTCTTCGCGTTGCCGCTGCTCTCGGTCAGCGAGATAGCGCGAGCAGAAAGCTCTGACATTGTTTATCTGGACGGAGTCGAAAACTATAGACTGCGCGATCGCTTCGTATCGATGGTTCGGCCAGGCGTTGTGCTCTCGTTTGACAGGCGCAAAGGCGGCAGCGGCGCCGCTCTTAGAAGCGAAGCAGAGCAATTCTTTATAGTCGTCCTGGCAACCGCTGACAAGAGGTACGGCGTTGTGGCGGACGAACTGATAGGCGAGCAGGAACTGATGATAAAGCCGCTCGACAGCCACTGGGTGCAGAACGAAGCGCTGTCTGGCGCCTCAGTGCTGGGTGATGGACGAGTTGTGCTGATAATGGACGCGGAGATGGTCTTCCGCAAGGCAGTGAAGTACGAACGAGGGAAAGGGAACAGCAGGGAGGCTTATGCCGTCTGA
- a CDS encoding response regulator yields the protein MHVSDEETAIAKPPLTCLIVDDSAFMRFHLRRMMDSFENVIASEAANGTEAIREYSRLRPDIVLMDIVMPGLEGVETVKRICDEDPKARVIMISSVSYTEKVAEAMSAGAKWFLPKPVTTEELRKAIENVLSSAPDNRARGVI from the coding sequence ATGCATGTAAGTGACGAAGAAACAGCAATCGCGAAACCGCCCCTCACGTGTTTGATCGTGGACGATTCGGCGTTTATGCGATTTCACCTGAGGCGAATGATGGATTCCTTCGAGAACGTCATCGCCAGTGAAGCCGCCAACGGCACCGAGGCCATAAGAGAATACAGCCGCCTCAGACCGGATATTGTGCTGATGGACATCGTCATGCCGGGCCTGGAGGGCGTCGAAACCGTTAAGAGAATATGCGACGAAGACCCGAAAGCAAGGGTCATAATGATCAGCTCGGTAAGCTACACAGAAAAGGTGGCCGAGGCAATGTCTGCAGGCGCAAAGTGGTTCCTCCCCAAGCCCGTCACTACCGAAGAGCTAAGAAAGGCGATTGAGAACGTCCTGTCCTCGGCTCCCGACAATCGTGCCAGGGGAGTGATATGA
- a CDS encoding GAF domain-containing protein, protein MAQEPAEILNLFNKSEELVDMLRKGRAFTEELMCENERLRYRVVQLEADQMNSSDALMNEVERLRLENGQMAQKLEFLDRRFQQVEAENKDFAQRYVQVEEQNESLANLYVASHRLHSTLDSAEVLECIKEILLNMIGSEDFGLFVVDDETHELVRAGYEGDTGGRPDKAQVTLGEGIEGVVALTGEPYFSEGEGDGPRACVPLKIKERVVGLITIYQLLSHKRGLTELDHQLMELLAGHAASALISSRLYSMADRKLRTIEGFMSLLRVPQGGANG, encoded by the coding sequence ATGGCACAAGAGCCCGCAGAGATCTTGAACCTCTTCAACAAGAGCGAAGAGCTGGTGGACATGCTCAGAAAGGGAAGGGCATTCACCGAAGAATTAATGTGTGAGAATGAGCGACTCCGCTACCGCGTGGTCCAGTTGGAGGCGGACCAGATGAACTCGTCGGACGCGCTGATGAACGAAGTCGAGCGATTGAGACTCGAAAACGGCCAGATGGCGCAAAAGCTCGAATTCCTCGATCGCAGGTTTCAACAGGTCGAAGCCGAGAACAAAGACTTCGCGCAAAGATACGTTCAGGTGGAAGAGCAGAACGAGAGCCTCGCGAATCTGTACGTTGCCAGCCATCGACTGCACTCGACGCTGGACTCGGCCGAGGTTCTGGAGTGCATCAAGGAAATCCTGCTCAACATGATCGGCTCTGAGGATTTCGGTCTCTTTGTTGTCGATGATGAGACTCATGAACTCGTGCGGGCGGGCTACGAGGGCGATACCGGCGGCCGGCCGGACAAGGCGCAGGTTACTCTCGGTGAAGGCATCGAAGGTGTCGTCGCTCTTACGGGAGAGCCGTATTTCAGCGAAGGCGAAGGGGACGGGCCTCGCGCCTGCGTACCGCTGAAGATAAAGGAGCGCGTCGTCGGTTTGATAACGATTTACCAACTGCTGTCTCACAAGAGGGGACTTACCGAGCTGGATCATCAGCTAATGGAGTTGCTAGCCGGCCACGCCGCGAGTGCGCTCATCAGCTCGAGGCTCTACTCGATGGCCGATAGAAAGCTTCGCACAATTGAAGGATTCATGAGTTTGTTGCGAGTGCCACAAGGAGGCGCCAATGGCTGA
- a CDS encoding response regulator, with the protein MADKSLLVVDDSATMRQLLCMTLTRVEGITQANITEAFDGEDALNKVRNRNFDLVLTDIRMPRMDGLEFIRTVRAEPKHRELPIIIISTKGADEDVQLGMSLGASGYLSKPVSMARLKELVKDFLGEH; encoded by the coding sequence ATGGCTGACAAGTCTCTGCTGGTGGTCGATGATTCGGCGACCATGCGACAGCTCCTCTGTATGACCCTGACAAGAGTCGAGGGCATTACTCAGGCAAACATAACCGAAGCCTTCGACGGCGAGGATGCATTGAACAAAGTCAGGAACCGGAACTTCGACCTGGTTCTGACTGATATTCGAATGCCAAGAATGGACGGCCTGGAATTCATTCGAACGGTGCGTGCCGAGCCAAAGCATCGCGAGCTGCCGATTATCATAATCAGCACCAAGGGCGCTGATGAGGATGTCCAACTGGGGATGAGCCTGGGCGCCAGCGGTTATCTCTCCAAGCCCGTATCGATGGCGAGGCTGAAGGAGTTAGTGAAGGATTTCCTGGGTGAGCACTGA
- a CDS encoding DUF4388 domain-containing protein codes for MQLTGDLSDFALTDILQILSLSRKTGMVSLEGGGSEGKIIVEGGRITHSSVRPGETLRDSLALAGLLGADALRTLAAGGDHKDAGLERLVESGILTRNGLAAAARRHTQRVIAKLVRIEKGRFSIALGEATLPQSVEGIRLAEGLDVGEALLHAAHEQDKSYKERETEALHDDSGWFSLNGGRETRPLGNRRDAQVSFGTRMGHDDDAPKRGNHDRSSLLCSLLAEMKQHSFEAEISLLLMRYASELAARGILFAIKDSKLYGLGQFGLNQGADGKSADELVRDLCLPLEGDSVLARVVRTGEPFVGAKPDSYWFSELLSRVGGFGHELTFFVLPLSCNESPAFVIYGDNYPGNAELTGLGELVALASQASLALDRIALQRRVVQLEGDQYGIS; via the coding sequence ATGCAGCTAACTGGGGACTTGAGCGACTTCGCTCTAACAGACATCTTGCAGATACTGTCGCTGAGCAGAAAAACGGGAATGGTGTCTCTTGAAGGCGGGGGGTCGGAGGGCAAGATAATAGTAGAGGGAGGGCGAATAACACATTCCTCAGTCCGGCCCGGAGAAACTCTCAGGGATAGTCTGGCGCTTGCAGGGTTGCTTGGAGCGGATGCTTTGAGAACGCTGGCCGCCGGCGGCGACCACAAGGATGCCGGCCTCGAACGGTTGGTGGAAAGCGGGATTCTCACACGGAACGGACTGGCCGCCGCTGCCCGTCGCCACACTCAACGCGTCATAGCAAAGCTCGTGAGAATAGAGAAGGGACGCTTCAGCATAGCGCTGGGTGAGGCGACGCTTCCGCAATCGGTAGAGGGCATACGGCTCGCCGAAGGCCTCGATGTCGGCGAGGCTCTGTTGCACGCAGCGCACGAACAAGATAAATCATACAAAGAACGAGAGACGGAAGCGCTACACGACGACTCTGGCTGGTTCAGTTTGAATGGCGGGCGGGAAACCCGGCCTCTCGGCAACCGTCGGGACGCTCAAGTCTCGTTCGGGACACGGATGGGGCACGATGACGATGCGCCAAAGCGGGGGAATCACGATCGATCGAGTCTTTTGTGCTCATTACTTGCCGAGATGAAGCAGCACTCGTTTGAAGCTGAGATCAGTTTGCTGCTGATGAGGTATGCGAGCGAGCTTGCAGCGCGGGGCATTCTGTTCGCGATCAAAGACTCGAAGCTATATGGCCTCGGGCAGTTCGGGCTCAACCAGGGCGCGGACGGCAAGAGCGCCGATGAACTGGTTCGCGACCTTTGCCTTCCGTTGGAAGGCGACAGCGTTCTTGCTCGTGTCGTGAGGACAGGCGAGCCGTTTGTCGGAGCTAAGCCGGACAGCTATTGGTTCTCGGAATTGCTCAGTCGCGTGGGAGGCTTCGGCCACGAGCTTACTTTCTTCGTGTTGCCGTTAAGCTGCAATGAATCTCCGGCCTTCGTAATCTACGGCGACAACTATCCCGGCAACGCTGAACTGACGGGACTTGGGGAATTGGTCGCCCTGGCCAGTCAAGCGAGCCTCGCTCTCGACCGCATCGCGTTGCAGCGTCGAGTCGTGCAGCTCGAAGGGGATCAGTACGGCATCTCCTAG